A genomic segment from Capra hircus breed San Clemente chromosome 7, ASM170441v1, whole genome shotgun sequence encodes:
- the KLHL26 gene encoding kelch-like protein 26: protein MAESGGSGGAGGGGFGAGPGPERPSSMADKNGALKCTFSAPGHSTSLLQGLAALRAQGQLLDVVLTVNRETFHAHKVVLAACSDYFRAMFTGGMREASQDVIELKGVSARGLRHIIDFAYSAEVTLDLDCVQDVLGAAVFLQMLPVVELCEEFLKAAMSVETCLHIGHMATTFSLASLKESVDAFTFRHFLQIAEEEDFLHLPLERLVFFLQSNRLQSCAEIDLFRAAVRWLQHDPARRLRASHVLCHIRFPLMRPSDLVDNVQTLDIMVEDVLCRQYLLEAFSYQVLPFRQHEMQSSRTAVRSDVPSLVAFGGTPYTDSDRSVSSKVYQLPEPGARHFRELTEMEVGCSHTCVAVLDNFVYVAGGQHLQYRSGEGAVDACYRYDPHLNRWLRLQAMQESRIQFQLNVLCGMVYATGGRNRAGSLASVERYCPRRNEWGYACSLKRRTWGHAGASAGGRLYISGGYGISVEDKKALHCYDPEADQWEFKAPMSEPRVLHAMVGAGGRIYALGGRMDHVDRCFDVLAVEYYVPETDQWTSVTPMRAGQSEAGCCLLDRKIYIVGGYNWRLNNVTGLVQVYNTETDEWERDLHFPESFAGIACAPVLLPRAGARR from the exons CATGGCTGACAAGAACGGGGCCCTCAAGTGCACCTTCTCGGCCCCTGGCCACAGCACCAGCCTCCTGCAGGGCCTCGCTGCCCTCCGCGCCCAGGGCCAGCTCCTGGACGTCGTGCTCACTGTCAACCGAGAGACCTTCCACGCGCACAAGGTGGTCCTGGCTGCCTGCAGCGACTACTTCAG GGCCATGTTCACGGGTGGCATGCGGGAGGCGAGCCAGGACGTCATTGAGCTGAAGGGAGTGTCGGCCCGCGGCCTGAGGCACATCATCGACTTCGCCTACAGCGCCGAGGTGACCCTGGACCTGGACTGTGTGCAGGACGTGCTGGGCGCCGCCGTGTTCCTGCAGATGCTGCCTGTGGTGGAGCTGTGCGAGGAGTTCCTCAAGGCCGCCATGAGCGTCGAGACCTGTCTGCACATCGGCCACATGGCCACCACCTTCAGCCTGGCCTCGCTCAAGGAATCAGTGGACGCCTTCACCTTCCGGCACTTCCTGCAGATAGCCGAGGAGGAGGACTTCCTGCACCTGCCGCTCGAGCGCCTGGTCTTTTTCCTGCAGAGCAACCGGCTGCAGAGCTGCGCCGAGATTGACCTGTTCCGGGCGGCCGTGCGCTGGCTGCAGCACGACCCAGCCCGGCGCCTGCGCGCCAGCCACGTGCTCTGCCACATCCGCTTCCCACTCATGCGGCCCTCGGACCTGGTGGACAACGTGCAGACGCTGGACATCATGGTGGAGGACGTGCTGTGCCGCCAGTACCTGCTGGAGGCTTTCAGCTACCAAGTGCTCCCCTTCCGGCAGCACGAGATGCAGTCGTCACGCACCGCCGTGCGCTCGGACGTGCCCTCGCTGGTGGCCTTCGGTGGTACCCCGTACACAGACAGTGACCGTTCCGTCAGCAGCAAGGTGTACCAGCTGCCCGAGCCGGGTGCCCGCCACTTCCGTGAGCTGACGGAGATGGAGGTGGGCTGCAGCCACACGTGCGTGGCGGTGCTGGACAACTTTGTGTATGTGGCCGGGGGCCAGCACCTGCAGTACCGCAGTGGCGAGGGCGCCGTGGACGCCTGCTACCGCTACGACCCCCACCTCAACCGCTGGCTGCGCCTGCAAGCCATGCAGGAGAGCCGGATCCAGTTCCAGCTGAATGTGCTGTGCGGCATGGTGTACGCCACGGGTGGCCGCAACCGGGCCGGCAGCCTGGCCTCGGTGGAGCGGTACTGCCCGCGGCGCAACGAGTGGGGCTACGCCTGCTCGCTCAAGCGCCGTACATGGGGCCACGCAGGCGCCTCGGCGGGGGGCCGCCTGTACATCTCGGGTGGCTACGGCATCTCGGTGGAGGACAAGAAGGCCCTGCACTGCTACGACCCCGAAGCCGACCAGTGGGAGTTCAAGGCGCCCATGAGCGAGCCCCGAGTGCTCCACGCTATGGTGGGCGCCGGCGGCCGCATCTACGCTCTCGGCGGCCGCATGGACCACGTGGACCGCTGCTTCGACGTGCTGGCCGTGGAGTACTACGTGCCCGAGACGGACCAGTGGACCAGTGTCACCCCCATGCGGGCCGGCCAGTCTGAGGCTGGCTGCTGCCTGCTGGACAGGAAGATCTACATTGTCGGGGGTTACAACTGGCGTCTCAACAATGTGACCGGCCTTGTGCAGGTGTACAACACCGAGACGGACGAGTGGGAGCGCGACCTGCACTTTCCCGAGTCCTTTGCGGGCATCGCCTGTGCCCCTGTGCTGCTGCCCCGGGCCGGGGCCCGCAGGTAG